In the Coregonus clupeaformis isolate EN_2021a unplaced genomic scaffold, ASM2061545v1 scaf1922, whole genome shotgun sequence genome, ggttgatcatggtgatggtgaattGTCCTCAGACATTGTTATCAGTCTTCAGATCCCTCTAGCTTGCTCGCTAAGCAAACCAAATAAATCTACCTGCCAACATTTCTGTAATCTCTGGTGAACAGACTTAACTGGTATCATagcatctgtcaacagactgtgggacggcagcgacttaagggacttttctgaccacatcccaactagtcaacatgttaaacggacccttgccttaaccctaacgatagacttgcagagagagggggaggagctaccgccctgctttctctgagctgaccaatcctgttgttgggaaacacccacaccattctgttgttgggggtacgtacgcccacaccattcaaacacagacTATTTCACTCACATTGCAATTAATAGAAATCTGTAAATAATGGATAGTTAAAGTTATCAGAGGGTGGACCCCTTGTTGACAGTACATCAAATTACACTAAGGAAGGCCACATTAAGAAAGCTTGAGGTGGCAAAACTCACCCTGTAGGGCTTCTCTCCGGTGTATGTACACTAGTCTACCATTAACTGGATTAAGCTAACAAAAGTGGAAAGGTTACCCAACAGTGTGGTGttttctcttgtgtaaagccaggtttcctgactgagtgaatctcttcccacaatgatcacaaccaaaaggtttctctcctgtgtgtgttctctggtgtaatACAAGTCCGTTTGAAGTGGtaaagctcattccacagtctgagcagtggtaaggcttctctcctgtgtgtgttctctggtgtactacAAGTCCGTTTGAATTGgtgaagctcattccacagtctgagcagtggtaaggcttctctcctgtgtgtgttctctggtgtattacCAGATGGTCTGATCTaggaaaactcttcccacattgatcacagctgtaaggtttctctcctgtgtgtattctcttgtgtaaaacCAGGCTTCCAgaccgagtgaatctcttcccacattgattacagctataagATTTATCTcccgtgtgtgttctctggtgtactagaagtccacctgaagtggttaagctcattccacagtctgagcagtggtaaggcttctctcctgtgtgtattctcttgtgtactaGAAGTCTGTTTGAAGTGgtgaagctcattccacagtctgagcagtggtaaggcttctctcctgtgtgtattctcttgtgtccagccaggtTTCCTgagtgagtgaatctcttccacactgatcacaaccaaaaggcttctctcctgtgtgtgttctctggtgtaatACAAGTCCGTTTGAAGTGgtgaagctcattccacagtctgagcagtggtaaggcttctctcctgtgtgtgttctctggtgtactacAAGTCCGTTTGAATTGgtgaagctcattccacagtctgagcagtggtaaggcttctctcctgtgtgtgttctctggtgtattacCAGATTGTGTGATCTaggaaaactcttcccacattgatcacagctgtaaggtttctctcctgtgtgtattctcttgtgtaaaacCAGGCTTCCAgaccgagtgaatctcttcccacattgattacagctataagATTTATCTcccgtgtgtgttctctggtgtactagaagtccacctgaagtggttaagctcattccacagtctgagcagtggtaaggcttctctcctgtgtgtgttctctggtgtattacCAGATGTTCTGATCTaggaaaactcttcccacactgatcacagctgtaaggtttctctcctgtgtgtattctcttgtgttcaaccaggcttcctgactgagtgaatctcttcccacactgatcacaaccaaaaggcttctctcctgtgtgtattctcttgtgtaaagccaggcttcctgaccgagtgaatctcttcccacactgatcacaaccaaaaggcttctctcctgtgtgtattctcttgtgttcaaccaggcttcctgactgagtgaatctcttcccacactgatcacaacaaaaaggcttctctcctgtgtgtattctcttgtgttcaaCCAGGCTTTCTGACtcagtgaatctcttcccacattgatcacagctgtaaggcttctctcctgtgtgtattctctggtgtgttttaagtcttgctgaagaggtgaaactctttccacagtcaaagcagcggtgaggtttcttccctgtaagGCTCTGCTGGTGTTTtctgaggtgttctgatctggagagactcttctctgcctcgtcagcatcatgatgttggttagcctccccagatgataagccccttctactgagagagcgacggttagggctgtcccctgtgaaacaaagacagacagttatGGTTCCTTCTTCATATCGAAGTTAGTTCAAGGCCCAGCTTTCCAAACTCTTGTGATCAGATTTGAGCATTTTGGATGGGTTAAAATCATCAATGTAACCAATGGGGTAGGAGTGCTTCTAATGATTATACATTTTAA is a window encoding:
- the LOC123487945 gene encoding zinc finger protein 2 homolog, producing SLVEHKRIHTGEKPFCCDQCGKRFTQSGSLVEHKRIHTGEKPFGCDQCGKRFTRSGSLALHKRIHTGEKPFGCDQCGKRFTQSGSLVEHKRIHTGEKPYSCDQCGKSFPRSEHLVIHQRTHTGEKPYHCSDCGMSLTTSGNLAGHKRIHTGEKPYHCSDCGMSFTTSNRLLVHKRIHTGEKPYHCSDCGMSLTTSGGLLVHQRTHTGDKSYSCNQCGKRFTRSGSLVLHKRIHTGEKPYSCDQCGKSFPRSDHLVIHQRTHTGEKPYHCSDCGMSFTNSNGLVVHQRTHTGEKPYHCSDCGMSFTTSNGLVLHQRTHTGEKPFGCDHCGKRFTQSGNLALHKRKHHTVG